A single Salmo trutta chromosome 14, fSalTru1.1, whole genome shotgun sequence DNA region contains:
- the LOC115208109 gene encoding U3 small nucleolar RNA-interacting protein 2-like produces MSSFFIKKKGPPKVFKKNENSAGSKRKNDTDTGNKIKKKLNSKHNEEISSDSETEGPSLHRKRRANVEEEFDETPQEKKLRLAKLYLGQLRDEEEKKAEEESFEMDLIAGRLQEEVLEQKGQLQRMVAKDLLPPDVSEIRLLRGHKLPVTCLVITPDDQHVFSASKDCSIIKWDVESGERLHIIAGGRKGTEDRHVGHTAHVLCMSISSDGIYLATGDMNKSIMIWEAATCKHLYKFTGHRGPVSGLSFRRGTHDLYSASHDRSIKVWNVDENAYVETLFGHQDVITGLDSGSRERCVTAGGRDRTVRVWKIAEESQLVFHGNEGSIDCIQLINEEHMITGADDGSVSLWSVNKKKPLSTVKAAHGRHGDSGLEQPYWVAAVAALQNSDTVASGSHNSKVQLWKCGQGFRHLEPLFSIPVNGFVNSLKFSSSGKFLVAGVGQEHRLGRWWRVKEAKNGLYIIPLKRQQPEQEEVNGEKNGE; encoded by the exons ATGTCGTCTTTCTTTATAAAGAAAAAAGGACCGCCAAAGGTTTTCAAAAAGAACGAGAATTCAGCAGGTTCAAAACGAAAG AATGATACAGACACAGGaaacaaaatcaagaaaaaattAAATTCAAAGCACAATGAAGAAATCTCCAGCGACTCTGAAACAGAAGG CCCTTCACTGCACAGAAAAAGGAGGGCAAATGTCGAAGAAGAGTTTGATGAGACCCCACAGGAGAAAAAACTACGATTAGCTAAACTTTACCTCGGCCAATTGAGGGATGAGG AAGAAAAGAAGGCAGAGGAGGAGTCCTTTGAGATGGACCTGATTGCTGGAAGACTTCAAGAAGAAGTG cttGAGCAGAAAGGACAGCTCCAACGGATGGTTGCGAAAGAT CTCCTGCCACCAGATGTGTCAGAGATTCGTCTGTTGAGGGGCCACAAGCTGCCAGTCACCTGTCTGGTCATCACTCCTGATGACCAACATGTATTTTCCGCTTCCAAAGACTGCTCCATCATCAAAT GGGATGTTGAGAGTGGTGAAAGACTTCATATAATAGCTGGTGGGAGGAAAGGAACAGAGGATCGCCATGTGGGACATACGGCCCATGTCCTATGTATGTCCATATCATCGGACGGCATATACCTGGCTACTGGAGACATGAATAAGTCGATCATGATCTGGGAGGCAGCAACATGTAAACACCTGTACAAGTTCACAGGACATAGAGGCCCAGTATCG GGCCTATCCTTCAGGAGGGGCACCCATGACTTGTACAGTGCCTCTCATGACCGCTCCATCAAGGTGTGGAACGTGGACGAAAACGCCTATGTGGAAACACT GTTTGGTCACCAGGATGTGATCACAGGGCTGGACAGTGGGAGTAGGGAGCGCTGTGTGACTGCAGGGGGGAGGGACCGCACTGTGAGGGTGTGGAAGATTGCTGAGGAGTCCCAGCTAGTGTTCCATGGCAATGA gggCTCCATCGACTGTATCCAGCTCATTAACGAGGAACACATGATAACAGGCGCTGACGATGG CTCTGTCTCCCTGTGGAGTGTGAACAAGAAGAAGCCCCTTAGCACGGTGAAGGCAGCCCACGGTCGGCATGGCGACTCGGGACTGGAGCAGCCCTACTGGGTAGCGGCCGTGGCAGCTCTGCAGAACTCTGACACTGTAGCCTCAG GTTCCCACAACTCTAAGGTGCAGCTGTGGAAATGCGGTCAGGGGTTCCGTCATCTGGAGCCTCTCTTCAGCATCCCGGTG AATGGTTTTGTCAACAGTCTAAAGTTCTCCAGTTCTGGGAAGTTCCTGGTGGCAGGAGTAGGACAGGAGCACAG GCTTGGTCGATGGTGGAGAGTGAAAGAAGCAAAGAACGGACTCTACATTATTCCTCTGAAACGACAACAGCCAGAGCAGGAAGAGGTGAATGGTGAAAAGAATGGGGAGTAG